A stretch of Triticum aestivum cultivar Chinese Spring chromosome 1D, IWGSC CS RefSeq v2.1, whole genome shotgun sequence DNA encodes these proteins:
- the LOC123181258 gene encoding U11/U12 small nuclear ribonucleoprotein 65 kDa protein isoform X2 — MESFPPHRLPPLPGNLSSAPPPPLLHQQAGSAPAPATLLVRHLPEAITQEMLFGLFSHYGATSVRLCGGKLRNCAFVDFRDDMAANQAQSVLNRILGKVLIVERANQPNAKNVNEKHQEELAHGMPQVPSTNSQNQENPTSTAEPIASRLGVDYSFPPHLEYAYPPPDGNILTNIVNSLIAVPRFYTQVLHLMNKMNLPAPFRTALPTPPLPSQVPAPPPPPPPQPSMTEKLHLADLSSDESEMESSDEDVDTRKVKRAKHEAIVGPAVDRSVAHESVGVKPAALVPNELQVIKKKNPVLQIKLVPKAAYKELADRSTIDKGLASRDEQLEEKHFAMPQEIEKEKLSTEEILSLPMFKNYTPGNPASVLYIKNLAKDVVHDDFYYVFGSVFESLDAARSGLSIKLMQEGRMRGQAFVTFPSVELAQRALNLAHGYAFKGKPMIIQFGRSPAATKTSS, encoded by the exons ATGGAGTCATTTCCGCCGCATCGGCTTCCTCCACTGCCCGGGAATCTCTCCTCTGCTCCGCCGCCACCGCTTCTACATCAGCAGGCTGGGTCTGCTCCGGCGCCGGCAACGCTCCTGGTGCGGCACCTCCCAGAGGCGATCACACAGGAGATGCTATTCGGACTCTTCTCCCACTATGGCGCCACATCCGTTCGCCTCTGCGGTGGAAA GCTGAGGAACTGTGCATTTGTGGATTTTAGGGACGATATGGCGGCCAATCAGGCGCAGTCTGTGTTGAACAG AATCCTTGGGAAAGTACTGATAGTTGAGAGAGCAAACCAGCCAAATGCCAAGAATGTGAACGAGAAGCATCAAGAGGAATTAGCTCATGGGATGCCTCAAGTGCCAAGTACGAATTCCCAGAATCAAGAGAATCCTACATCAACTGCCGAACCGATCGCTTCTAGGCTTGGTGTGGATTATTCATTTCCTCCTCATCTTGA GTATGCATATCCACCACCAGATGGAAACATATTGACAAATATTGTCAACTCTCTCATTGCCGTTCCCCGATTTTACACTCAG GTGTTGcatttgatgaacaagatgaaCCTTCCAGCTCCATTTCGGACGGCATTGCCTACTCCACCTCTACCATCACAAGTGCCTGCTCCTCCCCCCCCTCCACCACCGCAGCCTTCTATGACAGAGAAACTTCATTTGGCTGATTTGTCTAGTGATGAGTCTGAGATGGAGTCTTCTGAT GAAGATGTTGATACAAGGAAAGTCAAGCGCGCAAAGCATGAAGCTATTGTTGGTCCTGCAGTTGATAGAAGTGTCGCCCATGAATCGGTCGGGGTGAAACCAGCTGCATTAGTTCCCAATGAGCTTCAAGTAATAAAGAAGAAAAATCCAGTACTGCAG ATAAAACTTGTCCCTAAGGCTGCTTATAAGGAACTTGCTGATCGGAGTACTATCGACAAGGGATTGGCCTCTAGAGATGAACAACTTGAAGAGAAACATTTTGCCATGCCTCAGGaaatagagaaagagaaattatcgACAGAGGAGATTTTGTCCCTTCCCATGTTCAAG AATTACACGCCAGGGAATCCTGCCAGTGTATTATATATTAAGAACTTGGCAAAAGATGTTGTTCATGATGACTTCTACTATGTCTTTG GATCTGTGTTTGAAAGCTTGGATGCTGCAAGATCTGGTTTAAGTATCAAGTTAATGCAG GAAGGTCGAATGCGGGGCCAAGCTTTTGTGACATTTCCATCTGTCGAACTTGCTCAACGTGCACTG AATTTAGCGCATGGTTATGCGTTCAAGGGCAAGCCGATGATCATTCAGTTTGGTAGAAGCCCTGCTGCTACCAAAACTTCTTCCTAG
- the LOC123181258 gene encoding U11/U12 small nuclear ribonucleoprotein 65 kDa protein isoform X4, translated as MAANQAQSVLNRFRILGKVLIVERANQPNAKNVNEKHQEELAHGMPQVPSTNSQNQENPTSTAEPIASRLGVDYSFPPHLEYAYPPPDGNILTNIVNSLIAVPRFYTQVLHLMNKMNLPAPFRTALPTPPLPSQVPAPPPPPPPQPSMTEKLHLADLSSDESEMESSDEDVDTRKVKRAKHEAIVGPAVDRSVAHESVGVKPAALVPNELQVIKKKNPVLQIKLVPKAAYKELADRSTIDKGLASRDEQLEEKHFAMPQEIEKEKLSTEEILSLPMFKNYTPGNPASVLYIKNLAKDVVHDDFYYVFGSVFESLDAARSGLSIKLMQEGRMRGQAFVTFPSVELAQRALNLAHGYAFKGKPMIIQFGRSPAATKTSS; from the exons ATGGCGGCCAATCAGGCGCAGTCTGTGTTGAACAG GTTCAGAATCCTTGGGAAAGTACTGATAGTTGAGAGAGCAAACCAGCCAAATGCCAAGAATGTGAACGAGAAGCATCAAGAGGAATTAGCTCATGGGATGCCTCAAGTGCCAAGTACGAATTCCCAGAATCAAGAGAATCCTACATCAACTGCCGAACCGATCGCTTCTAGGCTTGGTGTGGATTATTCATTTCCTCCTCATCTTGA GTATGCATATCCACCACCAGATGGAAACATATTGACAAATATTGTCAACTCTCTCATTGCCGTTCCCCGATTTTACACTCAG GTGTTGcatttgatgaacaagatgaaCCTTCCAGCTCCATTTCGGACGGCATTGCCTACTCCACCTCTACCATCACAAGTGCCTGCTCCTCCCCCCCCTCCACCACCGCAGCCTTCTATGACAGAGAAACTTCATTTGGCTGATTTGTCTAGTGATGAGTCTGAGATGGAGTCTTCTGAT GAAGATGTTGATACAAGGAAAGTCAAGCGCGCAAAGCATGAAGCTATTGTTGGTCCTGCAGTTGATAGAAGTGTCGCCCATGAATCGGTCGGGGTGAAACCAGCTGCATTAGTTCCCAATGAGCTTCAAGTAATAAAGAAGAAAAATCCAGTACTGCAG ATAAAACTTGTCCCTAAGGCTGCTTATAAGGAACTTGCTGATCGGAGTACTATCGACAAGGGATTGGCCTCTAGAGATGAACAACTTGAAGAGAAACATTTTGCCATGCCTCAGGaaatagagaaagagaaattatcgACAGAGGAGATTTTGTCCCTTCCCATGTTCAAG AATTACACGCCAGGGAATCCTGCCAGTGTATTATATATTAAGAACTTGGCAAAAGATGTTGTTCATGATGACTTCTACTATGTCTTTG GATCTGTGTTTGAAAGCTTGGATGCTGCAAGATCTGGTTTAAGTATCAAGTTAATGCAG GAAGGTCGAATGCGGGGCCAAGCTTTTGTGACATTTCCATCTGTCGAACTTGCTCAACGTGCACTG AATTTAGCGCATGGTTATGCGTTCAAGGGCAAGCCGATGATCATTCAGTTTGGTAGAAGCCCTGCTGCTACCAAAACTTCTTCCTAG
- the LOC123181258 gene encoding U11/U12 small nuclear ribonucleoprotein 65 kDa protein isoform X1 — translation MESFPPHRLPPLPGNLSSAPPPPLLHQQAGSAPAPATLLVRHLPEAITQEMLFGLFSHYGATSVRLCGGKLRNCAFVDFRDDMAANQAQSVLNRFRILGKVLIVERANQPNAKNVNEKHQEELAHGMPQVPSTNSQNQENPTSTAEPIASRLGVDYSFPPHLEYAYPPPDGNILTNIVNSLIAVPRFYTQVLHLMNKMNLPAPFRTALPTPPLPSQVPAPPPPPPPQPSMTEKLHLADLSSDESEMESSDEDVDTRKVKRAKHEAIVGPAVDRSVAHESVGVKPAALVPNELQVIKKKNPVLQIKLVPKAAYKELADRSTIDKGLASRDEQLEEKHFAMPQEIEKEKLSTEEILSLPMFKNYTPGNPASVLYIKNLAKDVVHDDFYYVFGSVFESLDAARSGLSIKLMQEGRMRGQAFVTFPSVELAQRALNLAHGYAFKGKPMIIQFGRSPAATKTSS, via the exons ATGGAGTCATTTCCGCCGCATCGGCTTCCTCCACTGCCCGGGAATCTCTCCTCTGCTCCGCCGCCACCGCTTCTACATCAGCAGGCTGGGTCTGCTCCGGCGCCGGCAACGCTCCTGGTGCGGCACCTCCCAGAGGCGATCACACAGGAGATGCTATTCGGACTCTTCTCCCACTATGGCGCCACATCCGTTCGCCTCTGCGGTGGAAA GCTGAGGAACTGTGCATTTGTGGATTTTAGGGACGATATGGCGGCCAATCAGGCGCAGTCTGTGTTGAACAG GTTCAGAATCCTTGGGAAAGTACTGATAGTTGAGAGAGCAAACCAGCCAAATGCCAAGAATGTGAACGAGAAGCATCAAGAGGAATTAGCTCATGGGATGCCTCAAGTGCCAAGTACGAATTCCCAGAATCAAGAGAATCCTACATCAACTGCCGAACCGATCGCTTCTAGGCTTGGTGTGGATTATTCATTTCCTCCTCATCTTGA GTATGCATATCCACCACCAGATGGAAACATATTGACAAATATTGTCAACTCTCTCATTGCCGTTCCCCGATTTTACACTCAG GTGTTGcatttgatgaacaagatgaaCCTTCCAGCTCCATTTCGGACGGCATTGCCTACTCCACCTCTACCATCACAAGTGCCTGCTCCTCCCCCCCCTCCACCACCGCAGCCTTCTATGACAGAGAAACTTCATTTGGCTGATTTGTCTAGTGATGAGTCTGAGATGGAGTCTTCTGAT GAAGATGTTGATACAAGGAAAGTCAAGCGCGCAAAGCATGAAGCTATTGTTGGTCCTGCAGTTGATAGAAGTGTCGCCCATGAATCGGTCGGGGTGAAACCAGCTGCATTAGTTCCCAATGAGCTTCAAGTAATAAAGAAGAAAAATCCAGTACTGCAG ATAAAACTTGTCCCTAAGGCTGCTTATAAGGAACTTGCTGATCGGAGTACTATCGACAAGGGATTGGCCTCTAGAGATGAACAACTTGAAGAGAAACATTTTGCCATGCCTCAGGaaatagagaaagagaaattatcgACAGAGGAGATTTTGTCCCTTCCCATGTTCAAG AATTACACGCCAGGGAATCCTGCCAGTGTATTATATATTAAGAACTTGGCAAAAGATGTTGTTCATGATGACTTCTACTATGTCTTTG GATCTGTGTTTGAAAGCTTGGATGCTGCAAGATCTGGTTTAAGTATCAAGTTAATGCAG GAAGGTCGAATGCGGGGCCAAGCTTTTGTGACATTTCCATCTGTCGAACTTGCTCAACGTGCACTG AATTTAGCGCATGGTTATGCGTTCAAGGGCAAGCCGATGATCATTCAGTTTGGTAGAAGCCCTGCTGCTACCAAAACTTCTTCCTAG
- the LOC123181258 gene encoding U11/U12 small nuclear ribonucleoprotein 65 kDa protein isoform X3, giving the protein MESFPPHRLPPLPGNLSSAPPPPLLHQQAGSAPAPATLLVRHLPEAITQEMLFGLFSHYGATSVRLCGGKLRNCAFVDFRDDMAANQAQSVLNRFRILGKVLIVERANQPNAKNVNEKHQEELAHGMPQVPSTNSQNQENPTSTAEPIASRLGVDYSFPPHLEYAYPPPDGNILTNIVNSLIAVPRFYTQVLHLMNKMNLPAPFRTALPTPPLPSQVPAPPPPPPPQPSMTEKLHLADLSSDESEMESSDEDVDTRKVKRAKHEAIVGPAVDRSVAHESVGVKPAALVPNELQVIKKKNPVLQIKLVPKAAYKELADRSTIDKGLASRDEQLEEKHFAMPQEIEKEKLSTEEILSLPMFKNYTPGNPASVLYIKNLAKDVVHDDFYYVFGSVFESLDAARSGLSIKLMQVECGAKLL; this is encoded by the exons ATGGAGTCATTTCCGCCGCATCGGCTTCCTCCACTGCCCGGGAATCTCTCCTCTGCTCCGCCGCCACCGCTTCTACATCAGCAGGCTGGGTCTGCTCCGGCGCCGGCAACGCTCCTGGTGCGGCACCTCCCAGAGGCGATCACACAGGAGATGCTATTCGGACTCTTCTCCCACTATGGCGCCACATCCGTTCGCCTCTGCGGTGGAAA GCTGAGGAACTGTGCATTTGTGGATTTTAGGGACGATATGGCGGCCAATCAGGCGCAGTCTGTGTTGAACAG GTTCAGAATCCTTGGGAAAGTACTGATAGTTGAGAGAGCAAACCAGCCAAATGCCAAGAATGTGAACGAGAAGCATCAAGAGGAATTAGCTCATGGGATGCCTCAAGTGCCAAGTACGAATTCCCAGAATCAAGAGAATCCTACATCAACTGCCGAACCGATCGCTTCTAGGCTTGGTGTGGATTATTCATTTCCTCCTCATCTTGA GTATGCATATCCACCACCAGATGGAAACATATTGACAAATATTGTCAACTCTCTCATTGCCGTTCCCCGATTTTACACTCAG GTGTTGcatttgatgaacaagatgaaCCTTCCAGCTCCATTTCGGACGGCATTGCCTACTCCACCTCTACCATCACAAGTGCCTGCTCCTCCCCCCCCTCCACCACCGCAGCCTTCTATGACAGAGAAACTTCATTTGGCTGATTTGTCTAGTGATGAGTCTGAGATGGAGTCTTCTGAT GAAGATGTTGATACAAGGAAAGTCAAGCGCGCAAAGCATGAAGCTATTGTTGGTCCTGCAGTTGATAGAAGTGTCGCCCATGAATCGGTCGGGGTGAAACCAGCTGCATTAGTTCCCAATGAGCTTCAAGTAATAAAGAAGAAAAATCCAGTACTGCAG ATAAAACTTGTCCCTAAGGCTGCTTATAAGGAACTTGCTGATCGGAGTACTATCGACAAGGGATTGGCCTCTAGAGATGAACAACTTGAAGAGAAACATTTTGCCATGCCTCAGGaaatagagaaagagaaattatcgACAGAGGAGATTTTGTCCCTTCCCATGTTCAAG AATTACACGCCAGGGAATCCTGCCAGTGTATTATATATTAAGAACTTGGCAAAAGATGTTGTTCATGATGACTTCTACTATGTCTTTG GATCTGTGTTTGAAAGCTTGGATGCTGCAAGATCTGGTTTAAGTATCAAGTTAATGCAG GTCGAATGCGGGGCCAAGCTTTTGTGA